The Nitrospirota bacterium DNA segment CTCCCAGTCCCAGTTTTACCGCTGGCGGGACGCCTTCCTGAAAGGCGGCAAGGCCGCCCTGCAAAACGGTCCCTCCAGCCGGGAGCAGGAGCTAGAGCGCAAACTCCGGGAGGCCCAGGCCAAAATTGGCGAGCAGGCTATGCAGATTGACATCCTTAAAAAAAAGACCAACTGGGTCCTGAAGTAACCGTCCGGGTGCTGGTTCAGACACTCCATAAGG contains these protein-coding regions:
- a CDS encoding transposase, coding for RRKRTMPKRQWTAEEKMQIVLAGLMPEANIAAICREHQISQSQFYRWRDAFLKGGKAALQNGPSSREQELERKLREAQAKIGEQAMQIDILKKKTNWVLK